One Paenibacillus crassostreae DNA segment encodes these proteins:
- a CDS encoding copper amine oxidase N-terminal domain-containing protein, whose amino-acid sequence MKKSLIIVVSCILATSLMTSTALAKSNNGKSSEKTASVNQQNKSGKTENDKGSMHSKDDKGNKGNNGEKDKKEPVTVTDSTYMNKGHKGYKGLLNAINNVKDKPAGVVLSEILLTQYGTQLTDEMKAELELIKDKDEALSLIADMLASNGSVTDAVYVEKEAILANIKNIDSYKKLGKLYDQMGKKGVKLYVNGEELTLTVAPFIQKGTTLVPFRAITESLDADVKWNAEEKSVTVVRDHVTVVLIIDSKIATVNGEKVTLDVPATIVQGSTVVPARFVSESLNSTVKWESETESVVIYED is encoded by the coding sequence ATGAAAAAAAGTTTAATAATTGTAGTTTCATGTATCCTAGCAACAAGTCTAATGACAAGCACCGCTCTTGCAAAATCGAATAATGGAAAATCATCAGAGAAGACAGCAAGTGTAAATCAACAAAATAAGAGCGGGAAGACAGAGAACGATAAAGGATCAATGCACAGTAAAGATGACAAAGGTAATAAAGGAAATAACGGTGAAAAGGATAAGAAAGAACCAGTCACTGTAACGGATTCGACTTATATGAATAAAGGGCATAAGGGATACAAGGGACTTCTAAACGCAATCAATAATGTTAAGGACAAGCCTGCGGGTGTAGTGTTATCTGAGATACTATTGACCCAGTATGGGACTCAACTAACCGATGAAATGAAAGCGGAGCTCGAGTTAATTAAGGATAAAGACGAAGCTTTATCCTTGATTGCTGATATGCTTGCTAGTAATGGAAGTGTAACGGATGCTGTATATGTTGAGAAGGAAGCTATTTTAGCAAATATTAAGAACATTGACTCATACAAGAAGCTTGGAAAGTTGTATGATCAAATGGGGAAAAAAGGTGTAAAGCTATATGTAAATGGTGAAGAACTTACTTTAACTGTAGCTCCATTCATTCAAAAAGGTACTACGTTAGTTCCTTTTCGAGCAATAACAGAGTCTTTAGATGCTGATGTAAAATGGAATGCAGAAGAAAAGTCAGTCACAGTAGTCCGTGATCATGTTACCGTGGTTCTTATCATAGATAGTAAGATCGCGACCGTGAATGGTGAAAAAGTGACACTGGACGTTCCTGCAACTATTGTACAAGGTAGCACGGTGGTTCCTGCACGATTCGTCAGCGAATCGTTAAATTCAACCGTTAAATGGGAGTCTGAGACTGAATCGGTCGTTATTTACGAGGACTAA
- a CDS encoding CPBP family intramembrane glutamic endopeptidase, translating to MSNPRNKTLFSQRRPVLTVVIIEVLLLLAIFVAGAYVTIKEINNVSPVLISFIPISLILIIYLTWRRKWHDIGFQSLANIPKRHWLLYTPLIVVLVVISLDGFKEVTVSEVFYFIFFTLLVGFVEETVYRGLILKTLLNKSIRVAVITSSILFSLTHLLNVMSGQSMEQTLLQLVYALVMGVVLALLMIKNANIWPLITFHFLHNLIQFLGNEQSTTLGYDIIVILILIIQCVWLMVSLKKQHVAG from the coding sequence ATGTCAAACCCCAGAAATAAGACTCTATTCTCGCAGAGGCGTCCTGTATTAACCGTAGTTATAATAGAGGTGCTGCTACTGTTAGCGATCTTTGTTGCAGGTGCCTATGTAACCATTAAAGAAATCAACAATGTTTCTCCCGTTCTTATTTCCTTCATACCGATCTCTCTGATATTGATCATCTACTTAACATGGAGGAGGAAATGGCATGATATCGGATTCCAGTCGCTGGCGAATATTCCGAAGCGTCATTGGTTGCTCTATACGCCTTTAATCGTTGTACTTGTCGTGATCAGTCTAGATGGATTCAAAGAGGTTACTGTTTCAGAAGTCTTCTATTTTATCTTCTTTACGTTATTAGTTGGATTTGTGGAAGAAACGGTCTATCGAGGACTTATTCTTAAAACGTTATTGAACAAGAGTATAAGAGTAGCTGTTATCACCTCGAGTATTCTATTCTCGCTCACACACCTCTTAAATGTTATGTCGGGTCAAAGTATGGAGCAGACCTTATTGCAACTTGTATATGCTCTTGTGATGGGTGTAGTATTAGCATTATTGATGATTAAGAATGCTAATATTTGGCCATTAATTACATTTCACTTCCTACATAATTTGATTCAATTCTTGGGCAATGAACAATCAACGACTTTAGGATACGATATTATCGTAATACTCATACTAATTATACAGTGTGTATGGTTGATGGTTAGTTTGAAGAAACAACATGTAGCTGGATGA
- a CDS encoding ATP-binding protein, giving the protein MNEETVIWENKQQSKQLGNDSIRPLIFNKYYSEVELKAQLSNYILELDVISSFIETLLSSMKGERFLIVATDHKGYILAFKGDTTSITKVKQLGIIEGIQFNEEVGENSISLSIQHKQPIQMIGKDHSHTYLEGFACYTAPFYSDGSEQILGTITLVTELVSAHPHFLSLLSAVAGSIQREIQLRRQNSQQFLLNRALLETNYYGIVVTDDVGDVLEINENCLNILQLDSRDRERIVHSSVFTLVHIGTYFHRCINERMAYLGIEITIEEQSSYRYYMLDVVPFYDCSQKLIQVVGSMHDITEMKKTDEILRNKEKLIFAGEVAVSIAHEIRNPLTTVKGLLQISGKNSKLLHYDLIMSELERMNLIISDFLILGKPQVVQFKNDYCNTILQEVLSIFGIQAGMKDVVITCEVIEEVEIKCDRNQIKQVFLNILSNGQEALPCGGEITITLDVTKSYQRIRFSDNGEGMTEEVMRKAGEPFHTTKPNGNGLGIMIVKKILTSHNGYMEITSDIGVGTTVDIYLPHHVKF; this is encoded by the coding sequence ATGAATGAGGAAACAGTGATTTGGGAAAACAAGCAGCAGAGTAAACAATTAGGAAATGATTCTATCAGACCTCTTATATTTAACAAATATTATTCGGAGGTTGAATTAAAGGCGCAGTTATCTAATTATATTTTAGAGTTAGATGTTATAAGTTCATTTATAGAAACATTACTTTCCTCTATGAAAGGGGAACGCTTCCTTATAGTAGCCACGGATCATAAGGGTTACATATTAGCATTTAAGGGAGACACTACGTCTATAACAAAGGTGAAACAATTAGGGATAATTGAAGGCATTCAATTTAATGAAGAGGTCGGGGAGAACTCAATTTCATTAAGCATTCAACATAAACAGCCGATTCAAATGATTGGTAAAGATCATTCCCATACATATCTAGAAGGTTTTGCATGTTATACAGCTCCATTCTATAGTGATGGGAGTGAACAGATACTTGGAACAATAACATTAGTGACAGAACTAGTATCTGCGCATCCTCATTTTCTATCTTTGCTAAGTGCAGTTGCAGGATCTATTCAGCGTGAAATTCAATTGAGAAGGCAGAATAGTCAACAGTTTTTATTGAATCGTGCCTTACTAGAGACTAACTATTACGGAATAGTTGTCACCGATGATGTGGGAGATGTTCTAGAGATCAATGAGAATTGTCTAAATATATTGCAATTAGATAGTAGAGACAGAGAGAGAATCGTCCATTCATCAGTATTTACGTTGGTTCACATAGGAACATACTTCCATCGCTGTATAAATGAGAGAATGGCTTATTTGGGAATTGAAATTACCATAGAAGAACAAAGCTCATATCGATACTATATGCTAGATGTGGTACCGTTCTACGATTGCTCACAAAAGCTAATACAAGTCGTTGGGAGTATGCACGATATTACCGAGATGAAGAAGACAGATGAAATATTGCGGAATAAAGAAAAGTTGATTTTTGCTGGTGAAGTGGCGGTAAGTATTGCCCATGAGATTCGAAATCCACTAACAACAGTTAAAGGGTTGCTTCAGATATCAGGTAAGAATTCGAAGTTACTACATTATGATCTCATTATGTCTGAACTTGAACGAATGAATTTAATAATAAGTGACTTCTTAATCCTAGGTAAACCACAAGTGGTTCAATTCAAAAATGATTATTGTAATACTATTCTTCAGGAAGTATTGAGTATATTCGGAATACAAGCGGGAATGAAAGATGTCGTGATCACTTGCGAGGTCATTGAAGAAGTTGAGATTAAATGTGACCGAAATCAGATTAAACAGGTGTTTCTTAATATTCTAAGTAATGGTCAAGAAGCGTTACCTTGTGGAGGAGAAATTACCATCACGCTAGATGTTACGAAATCCTACCAAAGAATACGATTCAGTGATAATGGGGAAGGCATGACGGAGGAAGTGATGCGTAAGGCTGGAGAGCCCTTTCATACGACCAAACCAAATGGTAACGGACTAGGAATAATGATTGTTAAAAAAATACTAACATCCCACAATGGGTATATGGAAATTACGAGCGATATCGGTGTAGGAACAACGGTGGATATTTATCTTCCGCACCATGTGAAGTTTTGA
- a CDS encoding cation diffusion facilitator family transporter — translation MDAYNEIKEGEKGAWVSIIAYLCLSAIKLYIGYISGSEALLADGLNNSTDIVASFAVLIGLKISRRPPDQDHKYGHFRAETVAALVASFVMIAVGLQVLSQAVRKFFEPTLDTPNMIAAWTALFSALVMLLVYRYNIQLARRINSNAINAAAQDNRSDALVSIGAFIGIVGSQFGLPWLDPLAATLVGLIICKTAWDIFKDASHALTDGFDEKELNKIKLTVAATPGVESIKDIKARVLGNNILVDVTIQVDAYLNVVESHEITEKIEDNMMNEHKISHVLVHIEPTQTTK, via the coding sequence TTGGATGCATACAACGAAATAAAAGAAGGGGAAAAAGGGGCATGGGTAAGTATTATTGCTTACTTATGTCTTTCCGCGATCAAATTATATATCGGATATATTTCTGGATCGGAAGCATTACTCGCCGACGGATTAAATAATTCTACAGACATCGTCGCCTCTTTCGCCGTTCTTATCGGACTAAAGATCTCTCGAAGACCACCTGACCAAGACCATAAATATGGACATTTTCGTGCTGAGACTGTTGCCGCTTTAGTAGCATCCTTCGTCATGATTGCTGTAGGTCTTCAAGTATTATCTCAAGCCGTTCGTAAATTCTTCGAACCAACTTTAGACACTCCCAATATGATTGCAGCTTGGACGGCTCTATTCAGCGCACTCGTTATGCTCTTGGTCTATAGATATAATATTCAATTGGCTAGAAGAATTAATAGTAATGCGATTAATGCAGCAGCTCAAGACAATCGCTCAGATGCACTTGTCAGTATTGGGGCCTTTATAGGTATTGTTGGATCCCAGTTCGGTTTACCTTGGTTAGACCCTTTAGCCGCAACACTCGTAGGTCTCATTATATGTAAAACAGCTTGGGATATTTTCAAAGATGCTTCTCATGCCTTAACAGACGGGTTCGACGAGAAAGAACTCAATAAAATTAAACTGACAGTCGCTGCGACCCCAGGGGTTGAATCCATTAAAGATATTAAGGCTAGAGTATTAGGAAATAATATATTAGTCGACGTAACTATTCAGGTAGATGCATACCTAAATGTTGTAGAGAGCCATGAAATTACGGAGAAAATCGAAGATAATATGATGAATGAGCATAAAATTTCACATGTTCTAGTTCATATCGAACCTACACAAACTACTAAATAA
- the rnhA gene encoding ribonuclease H — translation MAKQKHYVVWVGNNPGIYTNWPECQSQVAQFKDAKYKSFDSKAEAERAYQEGWKQHWGKNKSEGKSLNGATKGSKSKTPMSTEEIDYNSISVDVGTRGNPGPIEYRGVNTQTGEVIFEKGPISKGTNNLGEFLAIVHSLAYLKREGSNKIVYSDSRTALKWVREKQVATTLERDESTKEVWDLVDRALQWLRSNHYDNPVRKWETQEWGEIKADYGRK, via the coding sequence GTGGCAAAGCAGAAACATTATGTAGTGTGGGTAGGCAATAATCCTGGTATCTACACGAACTGGCCAGAATGCCAATCACAAGTAGCTCAGTTTAAGGATGCGAAATATAAATCTTTTGATTCTAAGGCGGAAGCGGAGCGAGCTTATCAAGAGGGTTGGAAACAACACTGGGGTAAGAACAAATCAGAAGGTAAATCTCTAAATGGAGCCACAAAAGGTAGTAAATCAAAGACTCCTATGTCAACCGAAGAAATTGACTATAACAGCATTTCAGTAGATGTAGGAACAAGAGGGAATCCGGGTCCTATTGAATATAGAGGCGTGAACACACAAACGGGAGAAGTCATATTTGAAAAGGGTCCTATTTCCAAAGGAACGAATAACCTTGGAGAATTCTTAGCGATCGTTCATTCTCTGGCTTATTTGAAAAGAGAAGGAAGTAACAAGATAGTTTACAGCGATTCCAGAACGGCACTGAAGTGGGTAAGAGAGAAGCAAGTTGCGACAACTTTAGAACGTGATGAGTCCACGAAAGAAGTATGGGATCTAGTGGATCGAGCGTTGCAGTGGCTACGTTCCAATCACTATGATAATCCGGTGCGTAAATGGGAGACACAGGAGTGGGGAGAGATTAAAGCTGATTACGGGCGCAAGTAG
- a CDS encoding PadR family transcriptional regulator, with translation MLEYVILGMLIEGPMSGYDLKKTIDSTVGFFYKVSFGSLYPALKRLAAKEWVTVTEMEDSKNKKLYTLLPVGKEAFLIWLAGPLELSRNDHLSKIFFFDYLDEETRQRRLTEYQSKLEGQITQITAVQQIVSGELQNMPNPENYHYRVSVLTYGLEFYNMEKRWVQAIQERNDH, from the coding sequence ATGTTAGAATACGTTATTTTAGGGATGCTTATAGAAGGGCCGATGAGTGGTTATGATCTGAAGAAGACGATCGACAGCACGGTTGGGTTCTTTTATAAGGTAAGCTTTGGGAGTCTTTATCCGGCATTAAAGAGATTAGCCGCTAAGGAATGGGTAACGGTAACGGAAATGGAAGATAGCAAGAACAAGAAGCTATATACATTATTACCTGTTGGTAAAGAAGCCTTCCTTATTTGGTTAGCAGGTCCGCTAGAGTTATCTCGTAATGACCATTTAAGTAAAATATTCTTCTTTGATTACTTAGATGAAGAGACTAGACAGCGACGTTTAACGGAATACCAGTCTAAATTAGAAGGGCAGATTACACAGATTACAGCTGTACAACAGATTGTATCAGGCGAGCTTCAGAACATGCCCAACCCCGAGAATTACCACTACCGTGTATCAGTTCTAACCTATGGGTTAGAGTTCTATAATATGGAGAAACGATGGGTCCAAGCCATTCAAGAAAGGAATGATCATTAA